A DNA window from Camelina sativa cultivar DH55 chromosome 13, Cs, whole genome shotgun sequence contains the following coding sequences:
- the LOC104737081 gene encoding uncharacterized protein LOC104737081 produces the protein MGNCSQRAVSDGGGFVDVNDTDSRRDIMEEYYRSRRCTSLPITREKSLGYLVGQGTPSPIGVGPKIQVSPQRRNGVWKAKVVIGSKQLEEILAVEGNTHALIDFAAAEALVSSTSASDMVRVKSISSWSRKNNENYFC, from the coding sequence aTGGGGAATTGTTCACAAAGAGCAGTATCCGATGGTGGTGGTTTCGTCGACGTAAATGACACAGATTCCAGAAGAGATATAATGGAAGAATATTACAGAAGCAGGAGATGCACCTCGTTGCCAATAACCAGGGAGAAATCCTTAGGGTACCTTGTTGGACAAGGTACGCCAAGCCCTATAGGAGTTGGGCCGAAGATTCAAGTGTCGCCGCAACGAAGGAACGGAGTTTGGAAAGCGAAAGTTGTGATCGGAAGTAAGCAGCTCGAAGAGATTTTGGCGGTTGAAGGCAATACACACGCTTTGATTGATTTTGCTGCGGCAGAAGCTTTAGTTTCTTCAACCTCTGCCTCGGATATGGTCAGAGTTAAAAGCATATCGTCCTGGTCCCGAAAAAACAATGAGAACTACTTCTGTTAG
- the LOC104737082 gene encoding RNA polymerase II transcriptional coactivator KELP-like, which translates to MEKETKEKIKSTVREILKESDMKEMTEFKVRKLASEKLGIDLSETSHKAYVRSVVNSFLEEERSKGPDETEVNEKEEEEEAEGDGGGGKGASKELDDDGDLIICRLSDKRRVTIQEFKGKTLVSIREYYKKDGKELPTSKGISLTDEQWSTFKKNIPAIEKAVKKMESRV; encoded by the exons atggagaaagagACGAAGGAGAAGATCAAGAGTACTGTGAGAGAGATACTAAAGGAATCAGATATGAAAGAGATGACAGAGTTTAAAGTTCGTAAACTCGCTTCGGAGAAACTGGGTATCGATCTCTCTGAGACATCTCACAAAGCTTATGTACGAAGTGTTGTGAACTCGTTCCTTGAGGAAGAGAGATCGAAAGGTCCTGATGAAACAGAGGtgaatgagaaagaagaagaagaagaagcagaaggagATGGTGGAGGAGGTAAAGGAGCAAGCAAAGAGTTGGATGATGACGGCGATCTCATCATTTGCCGG CTATCGGATAAGAGAAGAGTGACGATTCAGGAATTTAAAGGAAAGACTTTGGTTTCCATTAGAGAGTATTACAAGAAAGATGGCAAAGAACTTCCCACTTCTAAGG GAATCAGCTTAACAGATGAACAATGGTCAACCTTCAAGAAGAACATTCCAGCCATTGAAAAAGCTGTCAAGAAAATGGAATCGCGTGTCTGA
- the LOC104707380 gene encoding F-box protein SKIP8 yields MPSTPLTNGGTPPPPPDVTASTVVVDDKPGVSMMEQLVPEITTHALSYLDYPSLCRLSMTNSLMRKAANDDNAWKALYHKDFTLEQDGITPVNGWKAYYATTRAIISVNTEFFSIIRGRALQEMARLWLNSDYVKCIHASGELFSGYNEVMQSWQLCFNWEQGFDFQVHTVRTRILTDMAWVTMKAYLNVDGGPFLITNVFEFHNGRWHMVHHHSSVMLNDDQQVVVH; encoded by the exons ATGCCTTCGACGCCGCTGACGAACGGTGGtacgcctcctcctcctcctgatGTTACGGCTTCCACGGTGGTGGTGGATGATAAGCCAGGAGTGTCGATGATGGAGCAGTTGGTTCCGGAAATAACGACACACGCGCTTAGTTACTTGGATTATCCAAGTCTTTGTCGCTTGTCTATGACTAATTCGTTGATGAGGAAAGCTGCTAATGATGATAATGCTTGGAAAGCTCTTTATCACAAG GATTTTACACTGGAGCAAGATGGTATAACACCAGTTAATGGGTGGAAAGCATACTATGCAACTACTAGAGCTATTATTAGTGTGAATACTGAATTCTTCAGCATCATTAGAGGCAGAGCTCTTCAAGAGATGGCTCGGTTGTGGTTGAACTCGGACTATGTTAAGTGTATCCATGCTTCGGGTGAACTCTTCTCTGG GTACAATGAAGTGATGCAAAGCTGGCAACTTTGTTTCAACTGGGAACAAGGGTTTGATTTTCAGGTCCACACTGTTCGTACTCGGATACTAACGGACATGGCTTGGGTCACCATGAAAGCGTACCTGAACGTGGACGGTGGTCCGTTCCTGATCACAAATGTGTTCGAGTTCCACAATGGAAGGTGGCACATGGTTCATCATCACAGCTCCGTGATGCTCAACGATGATCAACAAGTTGTTGTTCATTGA